TGCCCGCCCGTTGGCTCCTCGCCATCCATCAGCAGCCCGGTTTTGCGCCGCATATCCCGGTAGAAATATTCCATGCGCAGCGCCTTGCGCCCCTCTGCCCAGGCATCAAACTCTGCATGGCTGGCAACAAAGCGGCTGTCGGGCAGGATTTCGAGATCAAGCACGGCGTCAAGCGCGCGTAATTCGTCCAGCACCCGCCACTCGCCCGCTTCGGTAACGCGCAACCGGATTGCCCCATGACGCTGGGCCGCCCGCAACACCTCACCCGACAAGGAACCTGCATTGGCCGGATCGTCAAGCGTCACATAATCGACCACCCACCCCAGGTCGCGCAATTCGTCGGCGAAATGGCGCATTGCCGAAAAGAGGAAGGCGATTTTCTTTTGATGGTGCGGCACATAGCCGGCCTCAGCCATCACTTCGGCCATGAGTATGACACAGTCCGAAGGGTCTGCGCCCTGCATCGACGCGATCTTCGGGGTCAATTGATCGCCGAGAATGAGGATGAGCGTCTTGGCCATTGCTATTCCCACTAGGAACCGGACGGCGCTGCTGCACTACAGGCATAAGGTCGTGTTGGGGCCGTGCAGGCACACGTCTAAGCATCAGCCATGACCACAAATTCGCGCACCGTGTCCGATTCCGCCAAATGGTTTGGCTATGCCGGGCTGTTGCCCCAGCTATTCGCGGTACTGATGCAGCTTGACGATGGCAGCCTGCGCTGGATCGCAATGGCGGGCGGCTATGGCTATGCCGCACTGATCTTCAGCTTTCTCGGCGGGGCCTGGTGGGGGCTAGGCATTGCATCGCCCAATCCGCCCAAATGGCTGTTTGCCGCGGCGGTCGCGCCGAGCCTGATCGCGCTCGTCACTTATCTGCCTTGGACATGGGGCTGGCAATGGCCTGATCCATCACTTTGGATCATTGCCGCAGCACTGCTGCTATCGCCACTGATCGACCTTGCATTGGCCCGTTCGATCGCACTGCCGGCGGGATGGCTGCGCCTGCGCGTCCATCTGTCGGTGGGCCTGGGGGCGCTGACTGCGATGCTTGCGCTGGCCTGAGCCCGGTCAGTCCTTCAAGGCCCGCAGTGCAGGAACGGCGGCTGCCGCATCTTCGGAATTGATCCCTGGCGGCGGTGCGGCCGAAATCCGCGCTTCGCCCCGCATCACCCGTGCCGCACGCTGGATCGCATCGCGTAACCGGGGATAGACGCCACAACGGCAGATATTGGTTACTGCCGCGTCGATTTCGGCATCAGTAGGGTTGGCGTTTTTCTTCAACAACACCGCCGCCGCCATGATCATGCCGGGGGTGCAGAAACCGCATTGCACCGCGCCCGCCGCGACAAAGGCCTGTTGGAGCGGGTGACTGCGATCAACCGAGAGCTTTTCGATCGTGGTAACAAAGCGGCCCTCGGCCTCTGCCAGCGTGACAAGGCAGGATCGCAGCGCTTCACCATCAATATCGACAATGCACGCCCCGCAATCGCCCTGCCCGCAGCCGAATTTCGTACCGGTAAGGTTCGAGGCATCTCGCAACGCCCACAGCAAAGGCGTCTGCGGATCCATGCGATATTCGACGGGGCGGTCGTTGACGGTTAGCTTGGTCATCGCCTTGCGTCGCTAAACCAGCTTTTCGTCTAGGTCCAGTTTCGATACAGGCTTTGCGCACGGGCTGCTTTTTGCTTACAACCCGCAGGAAAGCGGCATTCGCTCTTGTCATTCCTGCCATGCAGGTATAAAGGCCCCCTCGGTTCGCCGCCTTTGTTGCGCGGCGATTTTTGTTTTTTGCAGTCTTTCTGCGGGTTTTTTTGCCTGCAAGCCGATTCGATTGCGGCAAAAGTTCGGAGTGTGGATTTTTTATGCAGATTATCGTTCGCGAAAATAATGTGGACCAGGCGCTGCGTGCCCTGAAGAAGAAGTTGCAGCGTGAAGGCGTCTACCGCGAGATGAAGATGCGTCGTCATTACGAAAAGCCGTCGGAAAAGCGCGCCCGCGAAAAGGCCGCTGCAATCCGCCGCGCTCGCAAGATGGAGCGTAAGGCTGCAGAGCGTGACGGCAACCGGTAATCCGGTTTGAAACGATCAAAAAACAGGGCGTCCGTTCGGGCGCTCTTTTTTTTGTCCGCAAAGCCGTTAAGAGAGCCGCATCTGTTTAGGGGCCGCCCCTGCCCCGATCCGAACATAACAAGGAACAACATATGTCCGTCACCACTGTCCCCATCCAGCCGATCAAAAAAGGTTCGATCCCCAAATTTTGGGTCGGCATTGCGGCGCTGGCGCTGGCAGGCGGCGGACTTGCCTGGTGGGGCACAGCTGATATCCGTTCGGAATATAGCAGCGACGCACAGTTTCTGAAGGACAATGCCGGCCAAGATGGCATCACCGTCACCAAGTCGGGCCTGCAGATCCAGACGATCCGTGGCGGCGAGGGCGCACCGCCGACCGACAATGATGTCGCGATGATCTCCATCACCGGTACGCTTCGCGACGGCACCATTTTCCAGGAACCGGCATCGGGGCCGTTCCCGGTCTCGGGAGGCATTCCCGGCTTCACCGAAGCGCTGAAACTGATGCAAAAGGGCGGCAAATACAAAATCTGGATCCCCAGCGAGATCGGCTATGGCGCAAGCGACATTCCCGATCCCAAGACGGGCGCAATTGCCATTCCGGGGGGAAGCATGCTGATCTTTGATGTCGAACTGACTGATTTCGTTTCGCGCGAACAGTTTGAAGCGGCCATGCAGGCACAGCAGAACGCGATGCAGCAGGGCGGCGCCGGTGCAGGTGGACCGCCGCCGCAATAAGCGGCAATCGCCCTTCGGGCGTAACCTCCAGTTAACCGCTTATGGCTAGTCTTTCTGGGCAAACGCCCAGGGGATTGCCATGACCTTTCAATTTGACCAATTTGCATCTGCCATCCGCGCCGGTGGCGCCATCACCGCGCGCGACACGCTTTCGCTGCGTCAATGGGTATGGGGCGACGGCATCTTGTCGCAAAGCGATGCGCAGGCCCTGTTCGAGCTGAATTCCGGTGCGCAATCCAAAGATCCGGAATGGATCGCATTCTTCACCGAAGCGCTGTGTGATTATGTGATCAACGGCACCGATCCCAAAGGCTATATTAGCGAAAAGGACGCACTGTGGGTGATTGAGGGCGTCGATAGCGACGGCCGGGTCGAAAGTGCCGCCGAGATGGAGCTGCTGGTGCGGCTTTCGGAACGCGCGGTCGAACTGCCCAATGTCCTTAAATTCTACACACTAGAGCAGATCGAACGAAACATCATAAGCGGCGAAGGCCCAACCCGCGACGGCGATAGCACACCGAACAGCGTAACCGCCGCCGAAGCCGCATTGCTGCGCCGGCTGGTATTCGCATCAGGCGGCATCGCTCCGCTGCATGTGTCACGCGAAGAGGCCGACATGCTGTTCCGCATCAAGGATGCTTGTCTCGATAGCGAAAACGCCCCTGAATGGCAAAAACTGTTCGTGCAGGGCGTTGCCAACCATCTGCAAAGCTTTGCCGCTTATGCGCCCCTAACCCGTGATCGGGCGCAGCAACTGGAAGGTTTCATGCGCAACACCAGCCCATCCATCGGCCGCTTCTTTGGGCGGATGGCGCAGTTGGACCTGCAAGCGGGCTTTGCCGAAATCTTTCGCCCCGAAGCGCCCGGCCGCGACATCGAAGGTGAAGCAAACGCCGCAGCGGAAGTGACCCTTGCCGAAAAAGGCTGGCTCGACGCCAAATTGGCCGAACGGGTCGGCATCGATCGCTACGAAGCGGCGCTGCTGGATTTTGTCGCGGGCTAAAGACCGCCAATCAGCGCAAGGGCAACACCCACGCCGACCAGAAGCAGCCCGAGAACCTCTCCCGGTTTGCGACCCTCGTTCAGGTAAAATCGGCTGAACCCGAGCGTGAGAATCACTTCGATCTGGCCGACCGCGCGTACCAAGGCAACAGGCGCAGTGGCAAAACCCGTGAACCAGCAGGCCGAGCCCAATGCCGCAAGCAGCCCGACTTGCCCCGAGGTTCGCCAAGTCGCGATCACGCGCGGCAGTTGTTCCTTCTCCCGCCAGACGACATAACTGCCCTGCATGAGCGTCTGCCAAGCCTGAACCACAACCAATGCCAAAAGCGCCGCGAGCAGTTTGTCTGACGTGGCAAGTTCCAGCGAAGCGGATTTGACAAAAATCGAGGTCATGGTGAAACCCAATCCCGCTCCAAGACCGCACAAAGCGGCAGGCTGGATCATGTCGGACGGACGCAGCCTCTGTCCACCGGCAGCAACGATCATCACACCCGCAACACTGACCGCAATTCCGCAGGTCGTAAGCCAGCTAAGCGTCTCTCCAAGTAGTAAGAAAGCGATCAATGCCCCCTGTATCGCCTCAGTCTTCGCGAATGCAGTGCCGGCGACATAGTTGCGATAGCCAAATGCCATCAGCAAAAGGTTGGTACCGATGATTTGCGCAAAACCGGCCGCAGCGCAAAAGGCGAGGAATGGGAGGTGAATGGCTGGCATCTCAGGATTACGCCAAACAAGATACAGGCCAAGCAAAACCAGCCCGACAGGGAGCCCGTAAAGATAACGTACCAGCCCCGCCGCGTTGACCGAAAGCTCTGCACGCACCCGTTGCTGTACAGCTGTTCGCCAAGCCTGAAACAGCGCAGCAAGCAGAGTTGCGGGAAGCCAGATCATTCAGCTGGCTCGAGCAAACCCTCCTCGGCAATCTTCTTCTTCCACACCAAGGGTGCGGTAGTGTGGACATTTTCGCCGCTGGAATCGACCGCGACGGTCACAGGGAAGTCACTGACCTCAAATTCATAGATCGCCTCCATGCCGAGGTCTTCAAAGCCAACGACCTTGCTGCCCTTAATCGCGCGGGCGACCAGATAGGCGGCACCGCCCACGGCCATCAGATAGGCGCTCTTGTGCTTGGCAATTGCCTGTGTGGCGGCGGGTCCGCGTTCGGCCTTGCCGACGCAGCCCAAAAGCCCCTGTTCGAGCATCATGTCCATGAACTTGTCCATGCGCGTCGCGGTTGTGGGGCCGGCGGGGCCGACAATTTCCTCACCCACCGGATCGACCGGGCCGACATAATAGATCATCCGGCCTTTGAAGCTGACAGGCAGCTCCTCGCCCTTGGCTAGCATATCGGCGATGCGTTTGTGCGCAGCGTCGCGGCCGGTAAGCATCTTGCCATTGAGCAGCAGGCGGTCACCCGCCTTCCAGCCCTGCACATCGGCGGCGGTCAGCGTGTCGAGATGGACGCGCTTGGCGGCGCTATCGGGCGCCCATTCGACCTTCGGCCATTCGTCCAGCTTGGGTGGCTCAAGATAGACAGGGCCGGCACCTTTCAGCGTGAAATGCGCATGGCGCGTGGCCGCACAATTGGGGATCATCGCAACGGGCTTTGACGCGGCATGGGTAGGATAATCCATGATCTTGACGTCAAGTATCGTCGCCAGCCCGCCCAGCCCCTGCGCACCGATGCCGAGCGCATTGACCTTGTCGAAAATCTCGATGCGTAGAGCCTCGATATCATTCTGGGGCCCGCGCGCCTTCAATTGCGCCATATCGATCGCACCCATAAGGCTTTCCTTGGCAAGCACCATCGCCTTTTCAGCCGTGCCGCCGATGCCGATGCCCAGCATTCCCGGCGGGCACCAGCCGGCACCCATTTGTGGAACCATTTCCAGCACCCAATCGACGATGCTGTCCGAAGGGTTCATCATCTTGAACTTGGTCTTGTTTTCGCTGCCTCCGCCCTTGGCCGCAACATCGAAGCTCACCTTGTCGCCCGGTACCATTTCGAGATGGACGACCGACGGCGTGTTGTCGCGGGTGTTAACGCGGGTGAAGGCAGGGTCCGCCAATATCGAGGCGCGCAGCTTGTTTTCGGGGTGAAGGTATGCGCGGCGAACGCCTTCGTCGATCACCTCTTGCAGCGAGCGGTGCGAGTCCAGCATGCATTGCTGGCCCCATTTGACGATCACGGTGACGATGCCGGTATCCTGGCAGATCGGGCGATGCCCCTCTGCGCACATGCGGCTGTTGGTCAGGATCTGGGCGATCGCATCCTTGGCGGCCGGGCCTTGCTCCTTTTCATAGGCGTCCCCCAGCGCGCGAATATAATCCATTGGATGGAAGTAGGAGATATATTGGAGCGCGTCGGCGACGCTTTCGATGATGTCATTTTCCCGGATGGTGACGGTCATGGTGCAAATCCCTGCTGAATTTGGGCCTTCCCTTACGCACAGAACGCCGCCGTTCAACCCGAAAGTGCGGCAGCACGGCAAAGCCGGTCATCATGCGGTGCAAAAGCCAAGGGGCCGGTATCGACCCGGCCCCGGCCAGTCAGCAGGTGCAATCAGGCCACGGCCTGCGTGCGGAACGGCATGTTGCGGATGCGTTTTCCGGTGGCCGCAAACAGTGCATTGGCCAGCGCAGGCGCAGCGGGCGGCAGGCCGGGTTCGCCAAGCCCGCCGATTGGCGCTTCGCTTTGCAGAAATTCGACGAAAATTTCAGGCGCATCAGCCATTTGCATAATCGGGTAATCCGGGAAGCTGGATTGCACGACCGCGCCCTTGTCGATTGTGATCTCTTCACCGATCGCCGCAGACAGGCCCATAACGATCCCACCGGCAACCTGGGCTTCGGCGTTGTTGCTATTCACCACCTGCCCGCAATCGACCGCAGCCCAAACCTTGTGCACCTTCGGGTTGCCGTCTTCCTTCACCGACGCCTCGATCACATGCGCACAGACCGTGCCGAAACTTTCGACGACAGCAATGCCGCGGCCCCTGCCGGTCGGCAACGGCGTTCCCCAACCCGACGCCTTTGCCGCCGCATCAAGCACACGGGCGGCGCGTGATCCGACAGCCAGATGGCTCTTGCGAAACTCCAGAGGATCCGCCCCTGCCGCGTGAGCCAGTTCGTCCATGAAAGCTTCCTGGAAAAAGCCATGCTGCGATGCCTCGACTGATCGCCAGGCCGCAGTGATGATGTTGGTCGAATGCTCAACATGTTCGACCTCAACCGAGGGAATGTCGTAGATCAGCTTCATCCCGGATTCGCCACCTGCCGCTTGGGCGAAGGCTGCCGACCAAGCGGAAACCTTGCCGTCCGCATCGAGTGCGGCCTTGAAAGCGATCGTCGATGCGGGGCGATAGGTGCCCTGCTTCACTTCCTCCTCACGCGGCCAGATCAGTTTGACCGGCCAAGGCGATTCCATCGCCAGCTTGACGACCTGTGGCACAATATCCGTACCCGCGCCGGGCAATTTTCGGCCAAAGCCGCCCCCCAGAAGCGTGGTGTTCAGGGTGACATTGTCGAAATCAAGACCTGCCGCGTCGGCGAGTGCTTTGCGCGTAGCCAGCGGGTCCTGCATGCCGCCCCACACTTCGAGGCTGTCACCCTTACGGTGCGCGGTCATCGCAAAGGGCTCCATCATCATATGATGGAGATAGGGCGCGCGATAACCGGCTTCGACCAACTTGCCGCCGCTTGCGTCGACCGACAGAGCAGCCTCCTTCACTAGACGGTCCTGTTCGGCCGCGATCGCCGCGCTCGAAACGGCGGCATGGCCGCCGTCCGAGAATTTCGGCGATAATGCCTGCAGCCCCTTCAGCGCGGGCCAATAGCCCTTGGCGACGACGGCAACGGCATTGTCCATCTGCACGACCTTTTCGACACCCTTAACCGCCATGGCAGGGGCGGGATCGACGCTTTCTAGCTTTCCGCCACGTACGGGGGCCGCCATCACCGCGGCGACACGCATATCGGGAAGCTGCACATCGATGCCGTAGATCGCACTGCCGTCAACCTTGGCCGGAATGTCGAACCGCAGCACCGGTTTTCCGATCAGAACAAAATCCTTCGGCGCTTTCAGTTTGGGTTCGCTTGAAAGGCTGCGCTGCGATGCGGCTATGGCAAGTTCACCATAGCGCAGCGAGCGGCCGCTTTTGACATGGGTCACAATGCCCTTGGCGGTTGTCAATTCGCCTGCAGGCACTTTCAACCGCTCCGCCGCCTCGGTAACCAGCGCCTCGCGCGCAGCGGCACCCAGCGTGCGCATGCCGATCTGTCCGGTAAAGCGCACCGCAGACGATCCACCGGTAATCTGGTTCACCATGTTGCGCGACATCAGCGAGGCAATCGAGCCGGGCAATGACACACCGGCTATGTCCTTGACAAAACCCTTGGCAAGCCAGGCATTGGCAAAGGCATTGTCCGCCGGCGCATGTTCAACACTGATACTGTCCCAATCGGCATCAAGTTCGTCGGCGACCATCTGCGCCAGCGCGGTGCCGTTGCCGGTGCCCATGTCGATATGCGGGCTATATACGGTGATACGGTCATCCTCGCCGATCTTCAGCCAGCCGGTGAAGGATCCGCTCTTCCCGCCCTTGGTCATCGCAAGCGCATCGCGCGCCGCGGCATAATCGCCATATTGCAGGGCGAAGACACCGCCGCCGACCACAGCAAGCCCGCCGATCAGGAAAGCGCGACGCTTCACGCCCTTCTTCTTTTTGGGAAGAGCAGTTGCTTCATCGATATTGGGGTTGGCATTGTCGGCCATCATGCGTCTCCCTTCACCGCGCTCGCGGCCTTGCCGGTGGCGGCATGGATAGCCGCGCGAATGCGGGGATAGGTGCCGCAGCGGCAGATATTGGTCATCGCCTCGTCAATCTGCGCATCACTTGGGCTACCGACCTTGGCGATCAGCGCCACCGCCGCCATGATCTGGCCCGACTGGCAGTAACCGCATTGCGGCACCTGCGCATCAATCCAGGCCTGCTGCACCTTGTGCAACATACCATCAGTCGATTTCAGCCCCTCGATTGTGGTGACGGATTTTCCGGCGACATCGGCGAGCGCGATACTGCAGGATCGCGTCAGTTCACCGTCAATATGGACGCTGCACGCGCCACAGGCGGCAACGCCGCAGCCGAATTTGGTGCCGGTAAGGCCGACATCTTCACGCAAGACCCAGAGCAAGGGCGTATCAGGCTCCGCCTCCACGCTAACCGCTTTGCCATTAACCGTCAGGCTGGTCGCCATGCCCATGCTCCTCAAGATTTCGATTAGGTTGTCTGTAGCAACCGATTGTCCGCTTTGCTACTGCCCTTACCATGCAACAAGGTGGGGCAATGACTAAGGGCGCAGCAGATCATCGCCATATCCTTGCGGCGGCACATCGCTGGGCAAGGTCCCCGATGGCCATTGCCACCGTGATCGAAACCTGGCGTTCGGCGCCCTGCCCGGTCGGCACACACATGCTGGTCCATGGCGATGGCCGCTTCGTGGGTTCGGTATCGGGTGGCTGCGTTGAAAGCGACGTTCTGGCGATTGCCGCGCAGGTGATCGCATCGGGCCGGCACGAGATGCGCCGCTATGGCGTTGCCAATGATTCCGCATGGGAAGCCGGGCTGCCCTGCGGCGGTGATATTGTCATACTGGTCCAGCCGGTTTCGGGCAGCGGCTTTCCAGCCGAATTGTTCGACAGCATAGCCAACGCCCGCAATGCCGGCGAGGTGGTGACCGTCAGCACCGACCTTCAAAAAGGCTCAAGCCGGATCAGCGCTGAAAGCAGCGAGACCTTCTTCGAAAATCCCTACCACCCCAGTCGCCGGCTGCTGATTGTCGGGGCGGTCGATATTGCCGTCGCGCTGTCGGCAATCGCGGCGCAGATCGACATCGATGTGACAGTGATCGATCCGCGGACACGCTTCCTTACCGAAGAGCGGTTTCCTTCTGTCCGCCTTGATGATCGCTGGCCGGATGAGGCGATTGTCGCCTTGCGCCCCGATCATCGCAGTGCCGTTGTCACCCTGAGCCATGACATCAAGATTGACGACCCTGCGCTGATCGCAGCGCTGGCCTCCCCCGCTGCCTATATCGGTGCGCTGGGATCAAAGGCGTCGCACGCCGCGCGGCTTGAACGGCTGCGTGCCGCAGGCCTTGATGAGATCGCGCTTTCCCGTATCGAAGGCCCGGCAGGGGTGGCTATCAACTCGATCAGCGCGTCCGAAATCGCCCTGTCAATCACCGGCGGCATGATCCGCGCCTTCAATGCCGGACTGCGCTAGGCTCTCCTGCATCCTGCTCGCGGCGGGCGAAAGCCGGCGCTTTGGCGGAAACAAGCTGGAGGTAGCTCTCAATGGCAAAATGCTTGGCCTGCACGCCGCAGAGAATCTGGCCGCGATGGGATTCGGCGCAATGGTGGCGGTCGGAAACACACGCAACACCCTATTGAATCCGGCACTGTCACAGCTGGGTTTCCGGCTTGTCATTAACCCTGATCCATCGGCTGGACAGGCCGGTTCATTGGCGCTGGGGGTAAAGGCACTGGCAGATAGCGACTGGGACGGCATATTGGTTGCACTTGCCGACATGCCCTATGTCAGCGGCCAACATCTGACTGCTTTGGTGAAAGGCTTTGCCAATAGCGGCAAATCACATTGTTCCAGCAATGGCATGGCCAATATGCCCCCAGCCATATTTGCGCGAAGTGATTGGCCGCAATTGACCGGCCTGTCCGGCGATCAGGGTGCGCGTGGGATGTTGGCTGATACGATCAGTATCATGGCCGAGGTAGCGACATTGCAAGATATCGATCTACCGGACGATATCCCTGCGCCTTAAACAGGGGCTGTCTGTGCTTATTTCGGCGTGCGCATGCGGATCAGGCCTTCCTGCGCGCAGGTGGCGACAAGGCGGCCGTCGCGGGTGTAGATTGATCCGCGGTTGAAACCACGGCCGCGGCCTGACCAAGGGCTGTCACAGCTGTACAAAAGCCAATCATCGACGCGGAAATCGCCGTGCAGCCAAACGGCATGGTCAAGGCTTGCCGATTGGAAGCCAGGGGTCAGCCATGTCACGCCATGTGCCAATGTCGAAGTGCCGAGCAACCAGCTGTCACTTTGATAAGCCAGCATGGCGCGGTGCATTGCGGCATCGTTAACCGTAGGGGCGCGCAGGCGAAACCAGATATCCTGACGCGCCGGTTCGCGCTTGTCGCCGCCCAGCCAGTCACGCGGATCGACGGGACGGCTTTCAAAGGCGCGGTCCCGCAGGAAATGGTCGCGGCCTTTTTCGGGGATACGGTCAGCATATTCGGCGCGCAATTGCACCTCGTCCTTCAACTCCTCGGGCGGCGGCACATCGGGCATGGGTTCCTGATGATGGAAGCCTTCTTCAAGTTTCTGGAACGATGCCGCCATGTTCAAGATGGGCCGATCCTGCTGCAACGCGATGATCCGCCGCGTCGAAAAACTGCCGCCGTCGAAATCGCGTTCGACACGATAGGTGATCTCGTAATCCTCATCCCCGGGACGCATGAAATAGGCATGGAGAGAGTGGGCGATCCGTTCCGGCTCCACCGTATCCTGCGCCGCGGCCAGCGCCTGCGCAATCACCTGTCCGCCAAAGACGCGCCCGACCCCGCCGGCCTTGCGCTGGCCAAGATACCAGCCATCGGCCATCCGGCTGACGGTGAGGAGCGATTCGAGCTCGGCAACGAGTTCGCGGTCAGTGGGATTTGGGTTCGACATGAGGCGGGCGTTAAACGGGACGCGACGCAATTGCAACGATCCACCCAGCGTCAAGTAGGCAGCCTGATTATCCCCATCCATTTTTTATCGTGGATAAAAATTTTCTGCCTTCACCCACAAAAATGCTTGCGTCCCAATCAAGCCCTAGAAAGTCCACGCGTCGCTGATCGGGCAAGGGCAGAGGCTGCGACGAATGGAATCTCGCAAGCGACGAACTGAGTCGTTAATTAACCATTTACCCTCTTGCGTCTGAAAACGGTTGAGGCACTATAGATAGCGGTTGGCCGTAGGGGGCATACCTACAATTTGTGTCTCATCCCGCAGGAGGTGATTCTGCGGAGGGTGTTTTCTGCTCAAAATAAAGGAGCGGAGGCGTGAATTTTTTCCCCCGCGGACAGCGCGAAATGCTAAGAGGGGCGCTTGCCTCTCGAGTCGAACAATAGGCGAACATGCCTATGCTGTTCAGGAATCAGGGGTCGGCAGCCGAAAGGGGTGGCAGCCGGCACCAGCAAGGGAGCAAAGAGTCACATGGATTTCAGGGATTTGGCACAGGAAGCCGGAAAAAACGATATGACGGATATGCTCGAAGCAGAAATGACCAAGACTGAAACCCCGCAGGCAGCAAGCAAGGCAACGCCCGAAAAGGAAGTCGCAGAGGCGCAGGCCAAGGCGAAGGCTGGTACCGATTCCAAATCGGTCGCCGCGCGTCGATTCAATGTCGTTACCGATACATCGCGTGACGAACTGCTGACCGAATTCGGCAAGGAAACGCTGAAGGACCGCTATCTGCTTCCTGGCGAAAATTATCAGGATCTGTTCGCACGCGTTGCTGACGCCTTTGCCGACGATCAGGATCATGCCCAGCGCCTGTACGACTATATCTCCAAATTGTGGTTCATGCCCGCCACCCCCGTGCTGTCAAATGGCGGCACCGGACGCGGCCTGCCGATCAGCTGTTACCTGAACAGCGTCGACGACAGCCTGGAAGGCATCGTCAATACCTGGAACGAGAATGTCTGGCTGGCATCGCGCGGCGGCGGCAT
This portion of the Sphingobium sp. genome encodes:
- a CDS encoding DUF3429 domain-containing protein — translated: MTTNSRTVSDSAKWFGYAGLLPQLFAVLMQLDDGSLRWIAMAGGYGYAALIFSFLGGAWWGLGIASPNPPKWLFAAAVAPSLIALVTYLPWTWGWQWPDPSLWIIAAALLLSPLIDLALARSIALPAGWLRLRVHLSVGLGALTAMLALA
- a CDS encoding (2Fe-2S)-binding protein: MTKLTVNDRPVEYRMDPQTPLLWALRDASNLTGTKFGCGQGDCGACIVDIDGEALRSCLVTLAEAEGRFVTTIEKLSVDRSHPLQQAFVAAGAVQCGFCTPGMIMAAAVLLKKNANPTDAEIDAAVTNICRCGVYPRLRDAIQRAARVMRGEARISAAPPPGINSEDAAAAVPALRALKD
- the rpsU gene encoding 30S ribosomal protein S21; this encodes MQIIVRENNVDQALRALKKKLQREGVYREMKMRRHYEKPSEKRAREKAAAIRRARKMERKAAERDGNR
- a CDS encoding FKBP-type peptidyl-prolyl cis-trans isomerase yields the protein MSVTTVPIQPIKKGSIPKFWVGIAALALAGGGLAWWGTADIRSEYSSDAQFLKDNAGQDGITVTKSGLQIQTIRGGEGAPPTDNDVAMISITGTLRDGTIFQEPASGPFPVSGGIPGFTEALKLMQKGGKYKIWIPSEIGYGASDIPDPKTGAIAIPGGSMLIFDVELTDFVSREQFEAAMQAQQNAMQQGGAGAGGPPPQ
- a CDS encoding EamA family transporter; this translates as MIWLPATLLAALFQAWRTAVQQRVRAELSVNAAGLVRYLYGLPVGLVLLGLYLVWRNPEMPAIHLPFLAFCAAAGFAQIIGTNLLLMAFGYRNYVAGTAFAKTEAIQGALIAFLLLGETLSWLTTCGIAVSVAGVMIVAAGGQRLRPSDMIQPAALCGLGAGLGFTMTSIFVKSASLELATSDKLLAALLALVVVQAWQTLMQGSYVVWREKEQLPRVIATWRTSGQVGLLAALGSACWFTGFATAPVALVRAVGQIEVILTLGFSRFYLNEGRKPGEVLGLLLVGVGVALALIGGL
- a CDS encoding fumarate hydratase, with the translated sequence MTVTIRENDIIESVADALQYISYFHPMDYIRALGDAYEKEQGPAAKDAIAQILTNSRMCAEGHRPICQDTGIVTVIVKWGQQCMLDSHRSLQEVIDEGVRRAYLHPENKLRASILADPAFTRVNTRDNTPSVVHLEMVPGDKVSFDVAAKGGGSENKTKFKMMNPSDSIVDWVLEMVPQMGAGWCPPGMLGIGIGGTAEKAMVLAKESLMGAIDMAQLKARGPQNDIEALRIEIFDKVNALGIGAQGLGGLATILDVKIMDYPTHAASKPVAMIPNCAATRHAHFTLKGAGPVYLEPPKLDEWPKVEWAPDSAAKRVHLDTLTAADVQGWKAGDRLLLNGKMLTGRDAAHKRIADMLAKGEELPVSFKGRMIYYVGPVDPVGEEIVGPAGPTTATRMDKFMDMMLEQGLLGCVGKAERGPAATQAIAKHKSAYLMAVGGAAYLVARAIKGSKVVGFEDLGMEAIYEFEVSDFPVTVAVDSSGENVHTTAPLVWKKKIAEEGLLEPAE
- a CDS encoding molybdopterin cofactor-binding domain-containing protein, translated to MMADNANPNIDEATALPKKKKGVKRRAFLIGGLAVVGGGVFALQYGDYAAARDALAMTKGGKSGSFTGWLKIGEDDRITVYSPHIDMGTGNGTALAQMVADELDADWDSISVEHAPADNAFANAWLAKGFVKDIAGVSLPGSIASLMSRNMVNQITGGSSAVRFTGQIGMRTLGAAAREALVTEAAERLKVPAGELTTAKGIVTHVKSGRSLRYGELAIAASQRSLSSEPKLKAPKDFVLIGKPVLRFDIPAKVDGSAIYGIDVQLPDMRVAAVMAAPVRGGKLESVDPAPAMAVKGVEKVVQMDNAVAVVAKGYWPALKGLQALSPKFSDGGHAAVSSAAIAAEQDRLVKEAALSVDASGGKLVEAGYRAPYLHHMMMEPFAMTAHRKGDSLEVWGGMQDPLATRKALADAAGLDFDNVTLNTTLLGGGFGRKLPGAGTDIVPQVVKLAMESPWPVKLIWPREEEVKQGTYRPASTIAFKAALDADGKVSAWSAAFAQAAGGESGMKLIYDIPSVEVEHVEHSTNIITAAWRSVEASQHGFFQEAFMDELAHAAGADPLEFRKSHLAVGSRAARVLDAAAKASGWGTPLPTGRGRGIAVVESFGTVCAHVIEASVKEDGNPKVHKVWAAVDCGQVVNSNNAEAQVAGGIVMGLSAAIGEEITIDKGAVVQSSFPDYPIMQMADAPEIFVEFLQSEAPIGGLGEPGLPPAAPALANALFAATGKRIRNMPFRTQAVA
- a CDS encoding (2Fe-2S)-binding protein codes for the protein MATSLTVNGKAVSVEAEPDTPLLWVLREDVGLTGTKFGCGVAACGACSVHIDGELTRSCSIALADVAGKSVTTIEGLKSTDGMLHKVQQAWIDAQVPQCGYCQSGQIMAAVALIAKVGSPSDAQIDEAMTNICRCGTYPRIRAAIHAATGKAASAVKGDA
- a CDS encoding XdhC family protein, which encodes MTKGAADHRHILAAAHRWARSPMAIATVIETWRSAPCPVGTHMLVHGDGRFVGSVSGGCVESDVLAIAAQVIASGRHEMRRYGVANDSAWEAGLPCGGDIVILVQPVSGSGFPAELFDSIANARNAGEVVTVSTDLQKGSSRISAESSETFFENPYHPSRRLLIVGAVDIAVALSAIAAQIDIDVTVIDPRTRFLTEERFPSVRLDDRWPDEAIVALRPDHRSAVVTLSHDIKIDDPALIAALASPAAYIGALGSKASHAARLERLRAAGLDEIALSRIEGPAGVAINSISASEIALSITGGMIRAFNAGLR
- a CDS encoding nucleotidyltransferase family protein gives rise to the protein MPDCARLSCILLAAGESRRFGGNKLEVALNGKMLGLHAAENLAAMGFGAMVAVGNTRNTLLNPALSQLGFRLVINPDPSAGQAGSLALGVKALADSDWDGILVALADMPYVSGQHLTALVKGFANSGKSHCSSNGMANMPPAIFARSDWPQLTGLSGDQGARGMLADTISIMAEVATLQDIDLPDDIPAP